In one window of Fervidobacterium gondwanense DSM 13020 DNA:
- the ribH gene encoding 6,7-dimethyl-8-ribityllumazine synthase — protein MTLKTFEGHYDGKGLKFGIVVSRFNSTVTERLLEGALDCLLRHGVDENDIEVVRVPGSLEVIYTLNLLTKSDKYDAIIVLAAVIQGDTYHFNIVANEIGKAVAQFNMNSNMPITFGVITTETVEQALNRAGIKSGNKGFEAAMAALEMANLRRKICV, from the coding sequence ATGACACTAAAAACATTTGAAGGTCACTACGATGGTAAAGGTCTCAAATTTGGAATAGTGGTTTCGAGATTCAATTCGACGGTAACAGAAAGATTATTGGAAGGTGCACTTGACTGCCTTTTGCGTCACGGTGTAGACGAGAACGACATTGAAGTGGTAAGAGTTCCTGGAAGTCTGGAAGTTATATACACTCTAAACTTGCTTACAAAGAGTGATAAATATGATGCAATCATTGTTCTTGCGGCTGTTATTCAGGGCGACACATATCACTTCAATATCGTTGCAAACGAAATAGGAAAAGCAGTAGCTCAGTTCAATATGAATTCTAACATGCCCATAACCTTTGGAGTCATCACAACAGAAACTGTTGAGCAAGCACTTAATAGAGCTGGTATAAAAAGTGGCAATAAAGGGTTTGAAGCTGCGATGGCAGCTCTTGAAATGGCTAATTTGAGACGCAAGATATGTGTTTGA
- a CDS encoding bifunctional 3,4-dihydroxy-2-butanone-4-phosphate synthase/GTP cyclohydrolase II → MEERTLQRQFRTLEELLSKVRDQFLQGKPVILIDSEREIEGDFIFPAEICTTEVMNFITTVGKGLLCVVGPEEALLKRGFFRLPSNFGGNYFIPIDYIDSSSRYKTGIPACERALSCRMFSDEKLDLSEFKYPGHVTVIGAKEFPIRKGHSEASVELVRLSGFKPYSVIIEILDLDGESHNIDYLYTLSEKYGLLVLDIQDVWEMYVKNTQLINPLARAKLPTKYGIFEIISFNNTLDHKEHFAIIKDWRDRTPLVRIHSECVTGDCLSSLRCDCGSQLEKALKAIADNGGVLIYLRQEGRGIGISRKIEAYRLQDTGLDTYDANVEIGRKPDEREYSAAYQILKSLHIDRLKLLTNNPRKKQELERYGIIVEDVINLYGEVNEFNIKYLLTKKVRFKHDIKL, encoded by the coding sequence GTGGAAGAAAGAACTCTACAAAGACAATTTAGAACTTTAGAAGAATTGCTCTCAAAAGTTAGGGACCAATTCTTACAAGGCAAGCCAGTAATTTTGATAGACAGTGAAAGAGAGATCGAAGGAGATTTTATCTTTCCTGCTGAGATATGCACCACTGAAGTTATGAATTTCATAACTACCGTCGGTAAAGGATTGCTTTGTGTCGTTGGACCAGAAGAAGCATTACTCAAGAGAGGATTCTTTAGATTACCGTCGAATTTCGGTGGTAATTACTTCATACCTATCGATTATATTGATTCATCAAGTAGGTATAAAACTGGTATTCCAGCTTGTGAAAGAGCTCTAAGTTGTAGAATGTTCTCAGATGAAAAATTAGATCTTTCAGAATTCAAGTATCCAGGTCATGTGACGGTTATAGGAGCAAAGGAGTTTCCGATTAGAAAAGGACATAGTGAAGCATCTGTAGAGCTTGTGAGACTTTCAGGGTTTAAGCCATATTCAGTCATAATCGAGATTTTAGACTTAGACGGTGAATCACATAATATAGATTATCTGTATACACTATCCGAAAAATACGGGTTGCTCGTGCTAGATATCCAGGATGTATGGGAAATGTATGTGAAAAATACGCAGTTAATTAATCCACTTGCACGAGCAAAGCTACCTACAAAATATGGAATCTTCGAAATTATTTCTTTCAACAACACACTTGATCACAAAGAACACTTTGCTATTATCAAAGACTGGCGTGATAGAACCCCGCTTGTCAGAATCCATTCAGAGTGTGTAACAGGTGATTGTTTAAGCTCTTTAAGATGTGACTGCGGTTCGCAATTGGAAAAGGCTTTAAAAGCTATTGCTGATAATGGCGGAGTACTAATATACTTACGCCAAGAAGGACGAGGAATTGGCATTTCGAGAAAGATAGAAGCTTACCGACTTCAAGATACCGGACTTGATACATACGATGCGAATGTTGAAATCGGTAGGAAACCAGATGAACGTGAATACAGCGCAGCGTATCAGATATTAAAGAGTCTCCATATCGATAGATTAAAGCTTCTGACCAACAATCCTCGTAAGAAGCAAGAATTAGAAAGATATGGAATTATTGTCGAAGATGTGATCAATCTATATGGAGAGGTAAACGAGTTCAATATCAAATATCTCTTAACTAAGAAAGTTAGATTTAAGCACGATATAAAACTGTGA
- a CDS encoding riboflavin synthase, whose amino-acid sequence MFTGIVERVEQGEFLGDVIRLRKCWDDVILGESISVNGVCLTVSKIDSQYLYFDVGKETQILTNLRKSRYYNLERAIRVGDRLSGHYVTGHVDGMVRFVLKNRVSNTIYMYFSLPKEYWGIVNKGAITLNGISLTIASVSIDTFSIQVIPHTYENTNLKYLKSGEEVNYEIDILAKYTWRCLEWKKELYKDNLEL is encoded by the coding sequence ATGTTCACTGGAATTGTAGAGAGAGTTGAGCAGGGAGAATTCTTAGGAGATGTTATAAGATTAAGAAAATGTTGGGATGATGTTATCTTGGGCGAAAGCATTTCGGTAAATGGTGTTTGCTTGACAGTAAGTAAGATAGATTCTCAATATCTATACTTTGATGTTGGAAAAGAAACTCAAATATTGACAAATCTTCGCAAATCAAGATACTACAACCTTGAAAGAGCGATAAGAGTCGGTGATAGGTTGTCGGGCCACTATGTAACTGGGCACGTTGACGGAATGGTTAGATTCGTCTTAAAGAATAGAGTTTCTAACACGATTTATATGTATTTTTCTTTACCTAAGGAGTACTGGGGAATTGTGAATAAGGGGGCGATAACGTTGAACGGGATAAGTTTGACAATTGCATCTGTTTCCATTGACACGTTCAGTATCCAAGTTATACCCCACACATATGAAAATACTAATCTCAAATATCTGAAATCAGGCGAAGAAGTCAATTATGAAATCGATATCTTGGCGAAATACACTTGGAGGTGTTTAGAGTGGAAGAAAGAACTCTACAAAGACAATTTAGAACTTTAG